The Blautia obeum ATCC 29174 region ACAATTCCAAGTACGACCAGTATGATGCCAGTCGCGCGGTTGAGCGTTTTCGTTGATGCCTTATTTGCAAATACAGCAGCAATCCTTGCCCAGATAAAGGTAAATACGATACAGAGAATCCATACGGTCACATCTGGCATTCCACCGATCGCAAAATGAGATGCCGCTCCGGTAAATGCCGTGAAAGCCATGATAAACACACTGGTTCCTACAGCTGTTTTCAGCTCATATCCAAGCACAGATGTCAAAATCAGCAACATCATCATTCCACCACCGGCTCCGATAAATCCACAGATAAATCCAATCAGAACTCCACACACGATTGACTGAATTACACGTTTCTTTGCTGATACATTCTGCATGCTCTCTTTCGTTGTCATGACCGGTCTTACAATAAATTTGATTCCAAGAAGGAAGGTCATGAATACTGAAAAGTTCCCCATCGTGGCTGACGGTACAAGACTCGATACGTAACTTCCAACTACGGTAAAGGTCAGTACACTGATCATCATGATCACACCGTTCTTAATATCCAGATTCTTATTCTTTCCATATACATAAGCGGATACCGCACTTGCCAGTACATCCGATGACAAAGCAATACCTACCGCCATATAAGGATCCATCCCAAGAAATGTGATGAGCATGGGACTGATCACAGCTGCAGCACTCATACCTGCAAAGCCCGTTCCAAGCCCTGCTCCCATTCCTGCAAAAAATGTGACGATCACCGTCCATAAAATCTGCATGTTTTTTCTCTCCTTTATTTAATTCTTTTTTGAATAGTTCAATTTTGAATCATTATAGCATAAGGAGAGAATATTGCAACCAACCTCTATTTATTCTTTTTCATAAAGGAATTCTTCTGGCAGCACCACTTTGAAATCTTTTGTAAGAGCACTGAAGTTATTCGGCTGGATCGTCTGCATTTTATGTGGTTTGCAAAGACTTTTTTTTAATGATCACAAAGCCACATCTCATTGACAATCTCCATATAAAAGGGGTACACTCACAGATATGAAATAAAAAAGGAGTCACAAAAATGGAATTACAGAATGGAAGACCTGAAACCACATCAGGAAGACTTGATAAAGAAATTCGTGTCTATGATCTGTTGGATAAACTTGGCATAGCTTACCAGCGTGTAGACCATGAAGCAACTATGACTATGGAAGCCTGCGAAGAAGTTGACCGTATTCTGGGCGATGACACTACTATATGTAAAAATCTTTTTCTCTGCAACCGGCAGGAGACAAACTTTTACCTTCTTCTGATGCCAGGTGACAAGCCATTTAAGACCAAGGATCTGTCAGCACAGATCAACTCTGCCCGCCTGTCCTTCGCTAAACCGGAATATATGGAAAAATATTTGGACATCACTCCGGGATCTGTCAGTGTGATGGGACTGATGAACGATCATGATAAGAAAGTACAGCTGCTGATTGATGAAGATGTCATGAAAAATCCTTACTTCGGATGTCATCCTTGTATCAATACTTCAAGTCTCAAATTCACGACTGAAGACCTCAAAAACAAGATCATTCCTGAACTTGAGCACGCACCGCTCATGGTAAATCTTCCAAATCCGGAAGCTCAGAATTAAATAACACTTTAAAAATGAAAAAGGATTTTCTTTTATGAAAACACAACTGAATTACGCAAAAATCTTTATGGAAACAGTCATACTGACCGTTGCTGTCGCGATCATTGCTGCTGCGGTATATTTTTTCCTGGTACCAAGCCATACCTCTGTCAGCAGCATCTCCGGCCTTGGAATCATACTCTCAAACTTCGTACCACTGCCATTGTCCGCGATCACGATGATTCTGAATGTCATACTTCTGATTATCGGCTTTCTTACCTGCGGTCGGGAATTTGGTGTAAAAACCGTATATACCAGCATCATGCTCCCGGTCTTTCTTGGAATATTTGAAAAAATCTTTCCGAATTTTGGTTCCATGACCAACAGTCAGGAACTGGATGTTCTCTGCTATATTCTGGTCGTCAGTGTAGGTCTGAGCATTCTCTTTAACCGGAATGCCTCTTCCGGTGGACTGGATATTGTCGCAAAGATCATGAATAAATACCTGCATATGGAACTTGGAAAGGCCATGTCCCTTTCCGGTATGTGTGTTGCACTTTCCGCTGCTCTGGTCTATGACAAGAAAACTGTTGTTTTAAGTATTCTTGGTACATACTTCAATGGTATCGTACTGGATCATTTTATTTTTGACCACAATATCAAACGGCGTGTATGTATCATTACCAAAAAAGAAGAAGAACTTCGTAACTTCATCATTCATGAACTGCACAGCGGTGCTACTGTTTATGAAGCATACGGGGCCTATAATATGCAGAAACGAAACGAGATCATCACGATCGTAGATAAAACAGAATATCAGAAGCTAATGAATTTCATCAACCATGAGGATCCTCTCGCCTTCATCACAGTTTATAATGTATCTGATATGCACTATCAGCCTAAAGTCTGATTCGATGCCAGACCTGTGCACTTTTTTAGCACATAAAAACCGCAGCTTCCTGTATTTTTTATATACAGAATACCGCGGTTTTATTATTTCTTTATTACATGGAAATCCATCCAAATGCGTTTGCCACAGAGCTGAGCAGAATGATCGCTGCAAAGATTGGGCAAAGATATTTGATCATAAAATTGAAGATTTTCTTTCTTTTAAAGGTTCCTTCACCGAGAACAACTTCGTCTTCTATCTTCTTCAGTCCGATCACTCTGGAGATCAGAAGACATGTAGCAATTGCTGCGATCGGCATCATCACGGAGTTAGTCAGGAAGTCAAAGAAATCAAGGAACTGCATTCCGATGATCTTCACACATGCCAGTGGTCCATAGCCAAGGGATGACAGGCTGCCAAGGACGATCATGATCGCACCAACAACCAGTGTGGATTTCTGTCTGCACCATTTCAGTTCATCCTGGAAGGTAGATACTGCACTTTCTGTCAGGGCAATGGAGCTTGTCAGTGCCGCACAGAGCACCAATACAAAAAACAGAATACCAATCGGTGTTCCAAGTCCCATACTTGCAAAGACCTTCGGGATCGTGATGAACATCAGCGCCGGACCAGCCTGCAGAGTATTTGGATCTCCACCAGAAAATGCAAATACTGCCGGGATGATCATCAAGCCTGCCATAATTGCAATTGCAGTATCAAAGATCTCTACATTAGTTGTTGAACTTTCAATAGACACGTCTTTCTTCATGTAGGAACCAAATGTCACCAGAATACCCATTGCAATAGAAAGTGAATAGAACATCTGTCCCATTGCAGCTACTACTGTCATCCATGAAAAATTCTTCGGATTTGGAATCAGGAAGTACTTAACGCCCTCCAGAGCTCCAGGTCTTGTCACAGAATAAACCGTGATCACGATTGATAAAAATACCAGAACCGGCATCATAAATTTAGACACACGCTCTACGCCATTTCGAACACCTGCATAGATGATCCCTACTGTAAATAATGCAAATACCAGGAAGCAGACCTCTGTGGATACTCCATTTGAAATAAATTCTGAGAAATAACCATCCGTTGCCAGATTCTGAGTATTTCCTTTTACATATTCAACCAGATATTTGATTACCCATCCGCCGATAACGGAATAATACGGCACGATCAGAATCGGGATGATCGCATTGATCCAGCCCCCAAAAGAAAGCCATTTTGATTTGCCAAATTTGCCGAACGCACCTACCGGACTTTTCTTCGTCATACGCCCAAGTGCTGTTTCTGCTATGATCATGGAATATCCAAATGTCATTGCCAGAATAATATAGATCAGCAGAAAAATTCCTCCGCCATACTTGGCTGCCAGATATGGAAACCTCCAGATATTTCCCAGGCCAACCGATGCTCCGGCAGCCGACAATACAAATCCCAGTTTCCCGGAAAACGTACTTCTTTCATGATGATGTTGCTCCATAAAATTACCCTTTCCCCCATCCATATATTTTGCTCAAACCTTCATAAATAATTTCAGCTTCTTTGATAATATCATGGTTTTAAGACGACGGCAATCAATAAAAAATCGCTGTAAATTTGCACCGCATTAATGTATTAAATATTTACTGTGACTTTTCACAACGATTTTTCCATATGTTTCGTTT contains the following coding sequences:
- a CDS encoding sodium-dependent transporter: MEQHHHERSTFSGKLGFVLSAAGASVGLGNIWRFPYLAAKYGGGIFLLIYIILAMTFGYSMIIAETALGRMTKKSPVGAFGKFGKSKWLSFGGWINAIIPILIVPYYSVIGGWVIKYLVEYVKGNTQNLATDGYFSEFISNGVSTEVCFLVFALFTVGIIYAGVRNGVERVSKFMMPVLVFLSIVITVYSVTRPGALEGVKYFLIPNPKNFSWMTVVAAMGQMFYSLSIAMGILVTFGSYMKKDVSIESSTTNVEIFDTAIAIMAGLMIIPAVFAFSGGDPNTLQAGPALMFITIPKVFASMGLGTPIGILFFVLVLCAALTSSIALTESAVSTFQDELKWCRQKSTLVVGAIMIVLGSLSSLGYGPLACVKIIGMQFLDFFDFLTNSVMMPIAAIATCLLISRVIGLKKIEDEVVLGEGTFKRKKIFNFMIKYLCPIFAAIILLSSVANAFGWISM
- a CDS encoding prolyl-tRNA synthetase associated domain-containing protein; the protein is MELQNGRPETTSGRLDKEIRVYDLLDKLGIAYQRVDHEATMTMEACEEVDRILGDDTTICKNLFLCNRQETNFYLLLMPGDKPFKTKDLSAQINSARLSFAKPEYMEKYLDITPGSVSVMGLMNDHDKKVQLLIDEDVMKNPYFGCHPCINTSSLKFTTEDLKNKIIPELEHAPLMVNLPNPEAQN
- a CDS encoding YitT family protein, which codes for MKTQLNYAKIFMETVILTVAVAIIAAAVYFFLVPSHTSVSSISGLGIILSNFVPLPLSAITMILNVILLIIGFLTCGREFGVKTVYTSIMLPVFLGIFEKIFPNFGSMTNSQELDVLCYILVVSVGLSILFNRNASSGGLDIVAKIMNKYLHMELGKAMSLSGMCVALSAALVYDKKTVVLSILGTYFNGIVLDHFIFDHNIKRRVCIITKKEEELRNFIIHELHSGATVYEAYGAYNMQKRNEIITIVDKTEYQKLMNFINHEDPLAFITVYNVSDMHYQPKV
- a CDS encoding sulfite exporter TauE/SafE family protein → MQILWTVIVTFFAGMGAGLGTGFAGMSAAAVISPMLITFLGMDPYMAVGIALSSDVLASAVSAYVYGKNKNLDIKNGVIMMISVLTFTVVGSYVSSLVPSATMGNFSVFMTFLLGIKFIVRPVMTTKESMQNVSAKKRVIQSIVCGVLIGFICGFIGAGGGMMMLLILTSVLGYELKTAVGTSVFIMAFTAFTGAASHFAIGGMPDVTVWILCIVFTFIWARIAAVFANKASTKTLNRATGIILVVLGIVVMLFSLLS